One Haladaptatus sp. R4 DNA window includes the following coding sequences:
- a CDS encoding Gfo/Idh/MocA family protein, which yields MTLKIGVLGYRFMGKAHANAMARLPMFFPDAPDIERHTLIGRNEEALAEAAERLGFEHTSTDWEEVIDEVDVFYNLGPNFVHAEPSIAALEAGVPVLCEKPLAANLANAERMADAAEAAGVPTATAFNYRYIPAIQYAKNLIEDGELGEIHQFRGRYLQDWLVDPDAPWSWRNDEELAGSGALGDLGAHTIDLARFLVGDVERVSGHLRTFVDERPVDNGSETKPVTVDDAYSAQAELEGNVMATFEASRFADGHKNDHSIEIHGSEGSLKFSLERLNELEVLRGDDRGYETILVTDESDPYIDHWWPPGHVIGWEHTFVHENYEFLTAVESGEEYRPNFDDGLEIQKVLDAIERSDESSEWVTVE from the coding sequence ATGACACTGAAAATCGGTGTGTTGGGGTATCGATTCATGGGGAAGGCTCACGCCAACGCCATGGCCCGACTGCCAATGTTTTTCCCGGACGCGCCGGACATCGAACGCCACACGCTCATCGGCCGGAACGAGGAGGCGCTCGCGGAGGCCGCCGAGCGACTGGGATTCGAACACACGAGTACGGATTGGGAGGAAGTGATCGACGAGGTGGACGTTTTCTACAACCTCGGGCCGAACTTCGTCCACGCCGAACCGTCCATCGCGGCGCTGGAGGCGGGTGTACCCGTCCTCTGTGAGAAGCCGCTCGCGGCGAACCTGGCGAACGCGGAGCGGATGGCCGACGCCGCGGAAGCGGCAGGCGTGCCGACCGCGACGGCGTTCAACTACCGGTACATCCCGGCGATTCAGTACGCAAAGAATCTCATCGAGGACGGCGAACTCGGCGAGATTCACCAGTTCCGAGGGCGCTACCTACAGGATTGGCTGGTGGACCCCGACGCGCCGTGGTCGTGGCGCAACGACGAGGAACTGGCTGGTAGCGGCGCGCTCGGCGACCTCGGCGCGCACACCATCGACCTCGCGCGCTTCCTCGTCGGCGACGTGGAGCGCGTGTCGGGGCACCTCCGAACGTTCGTCGACGAGCGCCCGGTAGATAACGGAAGCGAGACCAAACCCGTCACGGTGGACGACGCCTACTCCGCGCAGGCCGAACTGGAAGGAAACGTCATGGCGACGTTCGAAGCCTCGCGGTTCGCCGACGGGCACAAGAACGACCACTCCATCGAGATTCACGGCTCGGAGGGCAGCCTGAAGTTCTCGCTCGAACGGCTCAACGAACTGGAGGTCCTGCGCGGCGACGACCGCGGCTACGAGACGATTCTCGTGACCGACGAGTCCGACCCGTACATCGACCACTGGTGGCCGCCGGGCCACGTCATCGGGTGGGAACACACGTTCGTCCACGAGAACTACGAGTTCCTCACAGCAGTGGAATCAGGAGAGGAGTACCGTCCGAACTTCGACGATGGGCTGGAGATTCAGAAGGTGCTGGACGCTATCGAGCGAAGCGACGAGAGCAGCGAGTGGGTCACCGTCGAATAG
- a CDS encoding translation initiation factor eIF-2B has product MIDETVEEIQEMQTHSSSTVAVKAARALSDLNDRDFETVEEFERALDHNSSVLRRANPSHASLVTTQRAIVTMVTESDNESVEQAKENMQAAIDSVVEQVMTAKRRAAENAAPLFKDGMTLLTHDYSSTVLEAVETAVANGAYLDVYVMEARPRYLGRKTARVLGEIDQVDVTLIIDSAAGHYLPECDRVFTGMDCIVDETLYNRVGTFPLVATANEVGVPVTSVGSSAKIVGEAFRFENDFRSGSEVIREPAEGFAVANPAYDATPTNLLSSVVTDEGTWEY; this is encoded by the coding sequence ATGATAGACGAGACAGTCGAGGAGATACAGGAGATGCAAACACACAGCTCCTCGACCGTCGCGGTCAAGGCAGCGAGGGCGCTCTCGGACCTCAACGACCGCGATTTCGAGACGGTCGAGGAGTTCGAGCGTGCGCTCGACCACAACAGCAGCGTGCTCCGTCGGGCGAATCCCTCCCACGCGTCGCTCGTCACGACCCAGCGTGCGATCGTGACGATGGTCACGGAGTCGGACAACGAGTCGGTCGAACAGGCAAAGGAGAACATGCAAGCGGCCATCGACAGCGTCGTCGAACAGGTCATGACCGCCAAGCGCCGCGCCGCCGAGAACGCCGCACCGCTGTTCAAGGACGGCATGACGCTGCTGACCCACGATTACTCCTCCACCGTGCTGGAAGCCGTCGAAACGGCCGTGGCGAACGGCGCGTACCTCGACGTGTACGTCATGGAAGCCCGTCCGCGCTATCTCGGACGGAAGACCGCCCGCGTACTCGGCGAAATCGACCAAGTGGACGTGACGCTCATCATCGACAGCGCCGCCGGTCACTACCTGCCCGAATGTGACCGCGTGTTCACCGGCATGGACTGCATCGTGGACGAAACCCTCTACAACCGCGTCGGGACCTTCCCGCTCGTCGCCACCGCGAACGAAGTCGGAGTCCCGGTCACTTCCGTCGGGTCCAGCGCGAAAATCGTCGGCGAGGCGTTCCGCTTCGAGAACGACTTCCGCTCCGGCAGCGAGGTCATCCGGGAACCGGCCGAGGGCTTCGCGGTCGCCAACCCGGCCTACGACGCGACCCCGACCAACCTCCTTAGCTCCGTCGTCACCGACGAGGGAACGTGGGAGTACTGA